In Metasolibacillus fluoroglycofenilyticus, a single window of DNA contains:
- a CDS encoding SRPBCC family protein: protein MTKDIVKTVLLNAPITKVWDIVSTSEGISAWFMPNDFQAIEGYHFTIQSPFGPSPCKVEKVEAPHFLRFAWDEDGWYVIFELKEVDGQTEFTLTHGGWKEGGHIIPKANLPVDAVRKNMDGGWTAIVGKKLKEVVEA from the coding sequence ATGACAAAGGATATTGTTAAAACGGTTTTACTAAACGCACCAATTACGAAAGTATGGGATATTGTATCGACCTCTGAAGGTATTAGCGCATGGTTCATGCCAAATGATTTTCAAGCTATTGAAGGGTATCATTTTACAATTCAATCCCCCTTCGGTCCTTCACCATGTAAAGTAGAAAAAGTGGAAGCCCCACATTTTTTGCGATTTGCTTGGGATGAGGATGGCTGGTATGTAATATTTGAGCTGAAAGAAGTTGATGGGCAAACTGAATTTACGTTAACACATGGCGGTTGGAAAGAAGGCGGTCACATTATTCCAAAGGCGAATTTACCTGTTGATGCAGTGCGGAAGAATATGGATGGTGGCTGGACAGCGATTGTTGGTAAAAAATTAAAAGAGGTAGTAGAGGCTTAA
- a CDS encoding ArsR/SmtB family transcription factor, with protein MAQTAEKYDVFQAIADPTRRQILQLLAHGNQPITNISAQFAISRTAVVKHLTVLEQAQLVAAEKKGREKIYTLHVERLKEVEDWLQYFELFWDNKLLQLQRLVEE; from the coding sequence ATGGCACAAACTGCCGAGAAATATGATGTATTCCAAGCCATTGCAGACCCAACAAGACGTCAAATTTTGCAATTGCTGGCGCATGGTAACCAGCCGATTACTAATATTTCCGCACAATTTGCCATAAGCCGCACAGCCGTTGTAAAACATTTAACTGTACTTGAGCAAGCACAGCTCGTAGCTGCCGAAAAAAAAGGACGAGAAAAAATATATACGCTTCATGTAGAGCGCTTAAAGGAAGTCGAGGATTGGCTACAATACTTTGAGCTGTTTTGGGATAATAAACTACTGCAACTGCAGCGTCTAGTAGAAGAATAA
- a CDS encoding HugZ family protein, giving the protein MKPINIEKEKENYLHFIEGRKTCVMSMLNDEGEPFISNSPVVKIGDTFYIYISRIADHYRFIENSKVVDMLLIADEASTHNHFATERLRFKCTPENLGNEGHETIFEAFSNTHGNQIMSLLKTLDFSLFSLTPVEGRYVVGFGKAFDVNPSGTKFEHVVVDKKQR; this is encoded by the coding sequence ATGAAGCCAATTAATATTGAAAAGGAAAAAGAAAACTATCTACATTTTATTGAAGGCAGAAAAACTTGTGTCATGAGCATGTTAAATGACGAGGGCGAGCCTTTTATTAGCAATTCACCTGTCGTGAAAATAGGCGATACTTTCTATATTTATATTAGTCGTATAGCAGACCACTATCGCTTTATTGAAAATAGTAAAGTTGTCGATATGCTGCTAATTGCAGATGAAGCTAGTACACATAATCATTTTGCAACAGAGCGATTACGCTTTAAGTGTACGCCAGAAAATTTAGGAAATGAGGGGCATGAGACAATTTTTGAAGCCTTTTCAAATACGCATGGCAATCAAATTATGTCCCTCCTAAAAACATTAGACTTCTCACTGTTCTCTTTGACACCGGTAGAAGGGCGTTACGTTGTTGGTTTTGGTAAAGCATTTGATGTCAACCCTTCAGGCACGAAGTTTGAGCACGTTGTAGTGGATAAAAAACAGCGATAG
- a CDS encoding ABC transporter ATP-binding protein, with protein MLAVDNVCIRYEQKQVVKDFSFQVTDGEIVSIIGPNGSGKSTLLKSIARMHPYDRGQITLNNTNMKSMSSKEIAKKLCMLSQRNQAPNDITVENLVSYGRYPHKKWFERLNDEDMQIVHWSLEKTHLLHYKDRPISALSGGESQRAWIAMALAQRPQILLLDEPTTYLDISHQHEVLQLVRELNQDMGMTVVMVLHDLNQAAAYSDKIIVIQEGCCKCIGNPKEVMTTCMIREVYKMESEVEYVAWDQAPRIHLVSAVK; from the coding sequence ATGCTAGCAGTTGATAATGTATGCATTCGTTATGAGCAAAAGCAGGTAGTAAAAGATTTTTCCTTTCAAGTAACAGACGGGGAAATTGTCTCCATTATCGGACCGAATGGGTCAGGGAAGTCGACGTTGTTAAAATCGATTGCGCGCATGCATCCATATGACCGAGGACAGATTACATTAAATAATACAAATATGAAATCGATGAGCTCAAAGGAAATAGCTAAAAAACTATGTATGCTTAGTCAGCGAAACCAAGCACCGAATGATATTACAGTTGAAAATTTAGTAAGCTATGGGCGTTACCCGCATAAAAAGTGGTTTGAGCGTTTAAACGATGAGGATATGCAAATTGTGCACTGGTCTTTAGAGAAGACGCATTTATTGCATTATAAAGATCGTCCGATTTCTGCACTATCAGGCGGTGAATCACAGCGAGCTTGGATTGCGATGGCTTTAGCACAAAGACCTCAAATACTATTGCTTGATGAGCCAACAACTTATTTAGATATTTCGCATCAGCATGAAGTATTACAGCTTGTGCGTGAATTAAATCAAGATATGGGGATGACGGTTGTTATGGTATTGCATGATTTAAACCAGGCCGCGGCTTATAGCGATAAAATTATTGTTATACAAGAGGGCTGCTGTAAATGTATCGGCAACCCAAAGGAAGTTATGACAACTTGCATGATACGTGAAGTATACAAAATGGAATCAGAAGTAGAGTATGTTGCTTGGGATCAAGCGCCGCGCATTCATTTAGTAAGCGCTGTCAAATAA
- a CDS encoding FecCD family ABC transporter permease has product MVSTAKSRAIIIITLCCLLLFAVIAIGLGSVRIAVPDILSTLFTTSGEAKYHTIIFDIRLPRVLLALIIGANIAISGALLQAVMGNPLADPGLTGVTAGAAACVLVIMLVYPEYTYLVPIAAFIGGVIAAFIVYLLAWRRTGITPITIILSGVAVNALCGGIVGFLSIIYSDRLPSAVQWLNGSLAAKGNGALLMIYPYALVGWILSIFAIRKANIIRLGDQVAINLGENVTRIRIVLSLLAVFLAAISVAAIGMIGFVGLIVPHMARILVGSDYKYMLPMSMLLGALVLLLADTGGRTLFAPLDIPAGILMAVIGGPYFLYLMRRRAF; this is encoded by the coding sequence ATGGTAAGTACAGCCAAAAGTCGTGCGATTATTATCATTACCTTGTGCTGCTTACTGCTTTTTGCCGTAATTGCAATCGGTTTAGGTAGTGTACGAATAGCAGTACCAGATATATTATCAACATTATTTACAACATCAGGTGAAGCAAAATATCATACGATTATTTTTGATATTCGTTTACCACGTGTATTACTAGCATTAATTATAGGTGCTAATATTGCGATTTCAGGTGCATTGCTACAAGCGGTGATGGGAAATCCACTAGCAGACCCTGGATTAACAGGTGTAACGGCAGGTGCGGCAGCCTGTGTACTAGTCATTATGCTCGTTTATCCAGAATACACATACTTAGTTCCGATTGCTGCCTTTATTGGTGGTGTCATTGCTGCTTTTATTGTTTATTTATTAGCGTGGCGTCGTACAGGCATCACACCAATTACCATCATTTTATCAGGTGTAGCAGTGAATGCTTTGTGTGGGGGAATTGTCGGCTTTCTTTCTATTATATATAGTGATAGATTGCCGTCTGCAGTGCAATGGTTAAATGGTAGCTTAGCAGCTAAAGGCAATGGCGCCTTGCTGATGATTTATCCATATGCCTTAGTAGGCTGGATTTTATCCATTTTTGCCATTCGTAAAGCGAATATTATCCGCTTGGGTGACCAAGTAGCAATCAATTTAGGGGAAAATGTCACACGTATCCGCATCGTATTATCATTGCTGGCTGTTTTTTTAGCTGCCATTTCTGTAGCAGCTATTGGGATGATAGGCTTTGTTGGGCTAATCGTGCCACATATGGCTCGTATCCTTGTTGGCTCAGATTATAAATATATGTTACCGATGAGTATGCTGTTAGGGGCACTTGTCTTGCTATTAGCTGATACTGGCGGACGCACATTATTTGCCCCTTTAGATATTCCAGCCGGTATTTTAATGGCAGTAATTGGCGGTCCATATTTCTTATATTTAATGCGTAGGAGGGCGTTCTAA
- a CDS encoding ABC transporter substrate-binding protein: protein MKKIMVVFMFAVLLLVACAEKEVEPVEKEDAVANEQEQAATETENEEQVEDEGLTLENDGVDEAKFQELLAALPAEKPERIVVTSVPLTEMLHLLDVEPVGVPTSTNPIPEAFNHIAQIGSPMAPDLEVITNLETDLLIGAKSLQSSLDKSLEGLNLTTAYLPTDSFEDLKLSFKVLGTYLGQEEKMNEVLSSILDKENELMKLAEGKELPRVLLMIGTSDSFMVMSENSYLGSLVKRLGAENIATTELKVESTYSAVNLEDIVVYDPDVILVLASGDHGASEEMFKEEVAKNDAWTKLSAYKNEQIHILDYSIFGVTSIMNVENALTKVADYFVK, encoded by the coding sequence TTGAAAAAAATAATGGTTGTATTTATGTTTGCCGTACTTTTATTAGTCGCATGTGCTGAAAAAGAGGTAGAGCCAGTTGAAAAAGAGGATGCTGTAGCAAATGAGCAAGAACAAGCAGCGACTGAAACAGAGAATGAGGAGCAGGTTGAAGATGAAGGGCTAACGTTAGAAAATGACGGGGTTGATGAGGCGAAATTCCAAGAGCTATTAGCAGCTTTACCAGCAGAAAAGCCCGAGCGCATTGTCGTAACATCTGTGCCGTTAACTGAAATGCTACACCTGTTAGATGTAGAGCCAGTTGGCGTACCAACTTCTACAAATCCAATTCCAGAAGCATTTAATCATATAGCACAAATCGGTTCACCGATGGCGCCAGATTTAGAGGTAATTACGAATTTAGAAACAGATTTATTAATTGGTGCGAAATCATTGCAATCTTCGCTAGATAAAAGCTTAGAGGGGCTTAATTTAACGACAGCCTACTTGCCGACAGATTCATTTGAGGATTTGAAATTAAGTTTTAAGGTATTAGGCACATACTTAGGGCAAGAGGAGAAAATGAATGAAGTACTTAGCTCCATTCTTGATAAGGAAAATGAATTAATGAAACTAGCAGAAGGTAAGGAGTTACCTCGCGTATTATTAATGATTGGTACATCTGATTCGTTTATGGTGATGAGTGAAAATTCTTATTTAGGTAGCTTAGTAAAACGTTTAGGTGCAGAGAATATTGCAACAACAGAATTAAAAGTAGAATCGACATATTCGGCTGTCAACTTAGAAGATATTGTTGTATATGACCCAGATGTTATTTTAGTATTAGCTTCTGGCGACCATGGGGCTAGTGAGGAAATGTTCAAGGAAGAAGTAGCGAAAAATGATGCTTGGACAAAGCTATCCGCTTATAAAAATGAGCAAATTCATATTTTAGATTACAGCATATTCGGTGTAACTTCGATTATGAATGTAGAAAATGCATTAACGAAAGTGGCAGATTATTTTGTTAAATAA
- a CDS encoding ATP-binding cassette domain-containing protein codes for MKKKIHIIGSVGSGKSTLARLLASKYDMCYIELDNIVWERHPDGDIRRSNEAISQLIQQVASQNKWVTEGAHYQHWVTPLFGQADYIIHLQPPYFTRLWRIHKRFFKQVLRLEKSNYKPTLSILRNMYKWNKSYEKTGQWKIKEQLQPFHDKVVTVKSQKEMERFIYQLEGVVG; via the coding sequence ATGAAGAAAAAAATCCATATTATCGGTAGTGTCGGAAGCGGAAAATCAACTTTGGCAAGGCTGCTGGCAAGCAAATATGATATGTGCTATATCGAGCTAGATAATATCGTGTGGGAGCGCCATCCTGATGGGGATATACGCCGCTCAAATGAAGCAATTTCTCAACTAATTCAGCAAGTGGCGAGTCAAAATAAATGGGTTACAGAAGGCGCACATTATCAGCATTGGGTAACACCGCTTTTCGGACAGGCAGACTATATTATTCACTTACAGCCCCCTTATTTTACAAGGCTATGGCGCATTCATAAACGATTTTTCAAGCAAGTTTTAAGGCTAGAAAAATCGAATTATAAACCTACGTTGAGCATCCTACGCAATATGTATAAGTGGAATAAATCGTATGAAAAAACAGGTCAGTGGAAAATTAAAGAGCAATTACAGCCATTTCACGATAAAGTTGTAACGGTAAAATCACAAAAGGAGATGGAAAGGTTTATATATCAACTAGAGGGAGTAGTAGGATGA
- a CDS encoding GNAT family N-acetyltransferase codes for MNYHIAISLKKNEKFSTFLQEKIREFNNQHSVHHKAIRKKEAIQPLNIIVSDDDKNWIGGLNAEVYWNWLEINNFWFHENYRGEGLGGNLLSQAEEIAKEMGATKVLLTTFEFQARTFYEMKGYQVVGEIKDYPPGSVYYTMVKTLI; via the coding sequence ATGAATTATCATATAGCAATTTCATTGAAGAAGAACGAAAAATTTTCAACCTTTTTACAGGAGAAAATTAGAGAATTTAATAATCAGCATTCCGTACACCATAAAGCAATAAGAAAAAAAGAAGCGATACAGCCACTTAATATTATCGTATCAGACGACGATAAGAATTGGATTGGTGGTTTAAATGCAGAGGTTTATTGGAATTGGTTAGAAATTAATAATTTTTGGTTTCATGAAAATTATAGAGGCGAGGGCTTAGGCGGAAACCTTCTTTCCCAAGCCGAGGAAATCGCGAAAGAGATGGGGGCAACGAAAGTACTTTTAACCACTTTTGAATTTCAAGCGCGCACATTTTATGAAATGAAAGGCTATCAAGTTGTTGGTGAAATTAAAGATTATCCCCCTGGAAGCGTCTACTACACAATGGTGAAAACGCTTATTTAA
- a CDS encoding HesB/IscA family protein yields the protein MSTKQVVELTEAAAFQVKEMMTHNEEEGSYLRVAVKGGGCSGLSYGMAFDTEQHEDDFLDEQYGLQIVVSKEDAGILQGTKIDFKQSLMGGGFTIDNPNALASCGCGTSFRAAGRESTPEVCE from the coding sequence ATGAGTACAAAACAAGTTGTTGAATTGACAGAGGCGGCAGCGTTTCAGGTGAAGGAAATGATGACACATAATGAGGAAGAAGGCTCTTATTTGCGCGTCGCGGTTAAAGGTGGCGGTTGTAGCGGTCTTTCATACGGAATGGCCTTTGATACAGAACAGCATGAGGACGATTTTTTAGATGAGCAATATGGCTTACAAATCGTCGTATCAAAGGAAGATGCAGGCATTTTACAAGGAACGAAAATCGATTTTAAACAATCACTTATGGGTGGTGGCTTCACCATCGATAATCCAAACGCCCTTGCATCATGCGGCTGTGGCACATCTTTCCGTGCAGCAGGGCGCGAGAGCACGCCTGAGGTTTGTGAGTGA
- a CDS encoding DUF2225 domain-containing protein, whose amino-acid sequence MKISPFYEKKVDCLHCKKSFPTFKIRTKFIKVKSTESDFQPIYEDDNVNALYYNVFVCEHCGFSFTEDYSKYFAPGVSEQINEQISSKWVHQSFKGERTVFQAIQAYKLAWLSATIKKERFVTVAGLTLRLAWLYRSLNNKEQEERFLHVARDQYMESYSTEDYANTQMSGVRIMYMVGELSRRIGDFEMATRFFSKVIESQRVGGEARLVDMAKEQWEIIREERAKQ is encoded by the coding sequence ATGAAAATCTCACCTTTTTACGAGAAAAAAGTAGATTGTTTGCATTGTAAAAAAAGTTTTCCTACTTTTAAAATACGAACGAAATTTATTAAAGTCAAATCAACTGAATCCGACTTTCAGCCTATTTATGAGGATGACAATGTAAATGCGCTTTACTATAATGTTTTTGTTTGTGAGCATTGTGGATTTTCCTTTACAGAAGACTATTCAAAGTACTTTGCACCGGGTGTGTCTGAGCAAATAAATGAACAAATATCAAGTAAATGGGTACACCAATCCTTTAAAGGCGAACGCACTGTTTTTCAAGCAATTCAAGCATATAAGCTTGCTTGGCTTAGTGCTACAATCAAAAAAGAGCGCTTTGTCACAGTAGCTGGGCTGACACTTCGTTTAGCTTGGCTCTACCGGTCATTAAACAATAAAGAGCAAGAAGAGCGCTTTTTACATGTGGCACGCGATCAGTATATGGAATCTTATTCTACTGAGGATTATGCCAATACACAAATGTCTGGCGTAAGAATTATGTATATGGTTGGTGAGCTGTCACGCCGAATAGGTGATTTCGAAATGGCAACACGCTTCTTTTCAAAGGTTATTGAAAGCCAACGTGTTGGTGGTGAAGCAAGGCTTGTTGACATGGCTAAGGAGCAATGGGAAATTATTCGCGAGGAGCGAGCAAAACAGTAA
- a CDS encoding sodium-dependent transporter: MGQQQEQWTSRLGFILATAGSAIGLGAIWKFPYIAGVSGGGAFFLIFLIFTLFVGLPILLAEFAIGRGSQRDAVSAYLTFAPNSKWHFVGILGMITCFILLSFYSVVGGWIILYMVQAVIGNLSGLSETAYAPLFNDFIANPLYAILFQFIFMAITIFVVAKGVQQGIERAGKIMMPALFISFLILIIRSLTLDGVGEGLHFFLYPDFSNMSSKTILFALGQSFFSISVGVSVMVTYSSYLSKNEDLPKSALTIVLMNLFISLLAGLAIFPAVFSFGFEPTEGPGLLFVVLPAVFNQMPFGTFFLLVFLILFLFATLTSAFSMLEIIVAAVTKQDRKKRKSTTWITGLLIFIVGIPSALSYGMLSDFTIFDKTIFDAADYLVSNILMPLGALLIAIFAGFAIPRNTLLAEISDGASYAKRLFAIWLIAIKYVAPIAIIIVFLDAIGILNF, from the coding sequence ATGGGTCAACAGCAAGAACAATGGACATCGAGACTAGGATTTATTTTAGCAACTGCCGGCTCTGCAATAGGGCTGGGAGCTATTTGGAAATTCCCTTATATCGCTGGAGTTTCCGGTGGAGGAGCATTTTTCCTCATTTTTTTAATTTTTACGCTTTTCGTTGGGCTGCCAATCCTATTAGCGGAGTTTGCCATTGGTCGTGGCTCGCAAAGGGATGCAGTTTCAGCTTATTTAACATTCGCACCTAATTCAAAATGGCATTTTGTTGGAATACTCGGCATGATTACATGCTTTATTTTGCTATCATTTTATAGTGTTGTTGGTGGTTGGATTATTCTTTACATGGTTCAAGCGGTAATTGGAAATTTATCTGGACTTTCTGAAACTGCATATGCGCCGCTATTTAATGATTTTATTGCGAATCCTCTCTACGCAATTTTATTCCAATTTATTTTTATGGCAATTACCATTTTCGTCGTGGCAAAAGGGGTTCAACAAGGAATTGAGCGAGCAGGTAAAATTATGATGCCTGCATTATTTATTTCTTTCCTTATTTTAATTATTCGCTCATTAACATTAGATGGTGTTGGAGAAGGTCTTCACTTTTTCTTATATCCGGATTTTTCAAATATGAGCTCGAAAACAATTTTATTTGCACTTGGGCAATCGTTTTTCTCAATTAGTGTAGGTGTTTCTGTAATGGTAACGTATAGCTCTTATTTATCGAAAAACGAGGACTTACCAAAATCAGCATTAACAATCGTGCTGATGAATTTATTTATTTCACTATTAGCAGGGCTTGCTATTTTCCCGGCTGTCTTTTCCTTTGGCTTTGAGCCGACTGAGGGGCCTGGTTTATTATTCGTCGTGCTACCAGCTGTTTTCAATCAAATGCCGTTTGGGACATTTTTCTTATTAGTCTTTTTAATTCTTTTCCTATTTGCTACACTAACTTCTGCATTTTCGATGCTAGAAATTATTGTGGCAGCAGTAACAAAGCAAGATAGAAAAAAACGAAAAAGCACGACATGGATTACAGGTCTGCTGATTTTTATCGTTGGTATTCCTTCAGCGTTATCCTACGGTATGCTAAGTGATTTTACGATTTTTGATAAGACAATATTCGATGCAGCGGATTATCTTGTCTCCAATATTTTAATGCCATTAGGGGCGTTATTAATTGCTATTTTCGCGGGTTTTGCTATACCTCGAAACACATTGCTAGCAGAAATTAGTGATGGGGCAAGCTATGCCAAGAGGTTATTTGCCATATGGCTCATAGCGATTAAATATGTAGCACCAATTGCTATTATTATTGTCTTTTTAGATGCAATCGGTATATTAAATTTTTAA
- a CDS encoding NifU family protein has protein sequence MTELEQREQVQEVLDKLRPFLLRDGGDCELVDIEEGIVKLRLLGACGSCPSSTITLKAGIERALLEEVPGIVEVEQVF, from the coding sequence ATGACAGAATTAGAACAACGCGAACAAGTACAGGAAGTTTTAGATAAATTACGTCCGTTCTTATTACGTGACGGTGGGGATTGTGAATTAGTAGATATTGAAGAAGGTATCGTAAAATTACGTTTACTAGGTGCATGCGGTAGCTGTCCAAGTTCTACAATTACATTAAAAGCTGGTATTGAACGTGCATTATTAGAGGAAGTACCGGGAATTGTTGAAGTAGAGCAAGTATTCTAA
- a CDS encoding YuzD family protein, which yields MTASKAVIEIYGADIICASCVNAPSSKDTYEWLQAAIDRKYPNQPFTIRYIDIEGDLGDKRDIDYANRIQEDEFFYPLVLINDEVVGEGYIQIKPVYAALEKLGYTSE from the coding sequence ATGACAGCATCTAAAGCAGTAATCGAAATATACGGAGCAGATATTATTTGTGCGAGCTGTGTCAATGCACCTTCTTCTAAAGACACATATGAATGGCTACAAGCAGCTATTGATCGCAAATATCCGAATCAACCATTTACAATTCGCTATATTGATATTGAAGGCGATTTAGGCGATAAACGTGATATCGACTATGCAAATCGCATTCAAGAGGATGAATTTTTCTATCCGCTCGTTTTAATTAATGACGAAGTCGTTGGCGAAGGCTATATCCAAATTAAGCCTGTTTACGCCGCACTCGAAAAACTAGGCTACACATCGGAATAA
- a CDS encoding NAD(P)/FAD-dependent oxidoreductase has protein sequence MRKLVLLGGGYGNMRILLRLLPNNFPQDTEITLIDRTSFHSLKTEFYALAAGTSTDKEIRVAFPEHPRLKTIFGEVIRIDREDKTVYLEGGQEVKYDDLVIGLGCEDKYHGVPGAKEHTFSIQTIAKSRTTFEKLCGLPPGSTVAIVGAGLSGIELASELRESRADLNIKLFDRSTRILRDFPEKLSNYVKSWFIKHNVEVIAESNITKVEENHLYNHDQVIEVDAVVWTAGVQPVKIVRDMEVEKDKFGRPIVTNYFTLLNDEHVFVVGDCASSDLPPTAQLAEEQGERIVKVLRHRWNNEPLPATMPEIKLKGFMGSLGKKQGFVHLADTTVTGRIARLMKSGLLWMYKRQNN, from the coding sequence ATGAGAAAATTAGTACTATTAGGTGGGGGCTATGGAAATATGCGTATACTGCTACGCCTATTACCGAATAATTTCCCACAAGATACCGAAATTACTTTAATTGACCGCACATCATTCCACAGCTTAAAAACAGAATTTTATGCACTTGCAGCAGGGACTTCGACGGATAAAGAGATTCGTGTAGCCTTCCCAGAGCATCCGCGCTTAAAAACTATTTTTGGTGAAGTTATTCGCATTGACCGAGAGGATAAAACGGTTTATTTGGAGGGCGGTCAAGAAGTAAAATATGATGATTTAGTAATTGGGCTTGGCTGTGAAGATAAATATCACGGAGTACCTGGTGCCAAGGAGCACACATTCAGCATTCAAACAATTGCTAAATCGCGAACAACATTTGAAAAGCTATGTGGCTTACCACCAGGCTCAACGGTAGCTATAGTAGGCGCAGGTTTGTCAGGTATTGAATTAGCTAGTGAACTACGTGAAAGCCGTGCAGACTTAAATATTAAATTATTTGACCGTTCAACACGTATTTTACGAGATTTTCCTGAAAAGCTAAGTAATTATGTGAAATCATGGTTTATTAAACATAATGTTGAAGTAATCGCTGAATCGAATATTACAAAGGTTGAAGAAAATCATCTTTATAATCATGATCAAGTAATCGAAGTAGATGCTGTTGTTTGGACAGCAGGGGTGCAGCCTGTGAAAATTGTACGAGACATGGAAGTGGAGAAAGATAAATTCGGTCGCCCAATTGTCACAAACTACTTTACATTACTAAATGATGAACATGTTTTTGTTGTTGGAGACTGCGCTTCATCTGATTTACCGCCAACAGCACAGCTTGCAGAGGAGCAAGGAGAGCGTATTGTAAAGGTATTACGCCATCGTTGGAATAATGAACCGCTACCAGCAACGATGCCAGAAATTAAACTAAAGGGCTTTATGGGCTCGCTAGGGAAGAAACAAGGCTTTGTTCATTTAGCAGATACAACAGTAACCGGGCGTATTGCTCGTTTAATGAAATCAGGCTTGCTTTGGATGTATAAGCGTCAAAACAATTAA
- a CDS encoding YuzB family protein, whose translation MNPMVEFCISNLANGAQETFEVLEKDPNIDVLEYGCLSFCTKCSECFYALVNGELVEADTPSELTQKIYAYIEENPLW comes from the coding sequence GTGAATCCAATGGTTGAATTTTGTATTAGCAATTTAGCAAACGGCGCACAAGAAACATTTGAGGTGCTTGAAAAAGACCCCAATATTGATGTTCTTGAATATGGCTGCCTAAGCTTTTGCACAAAATGCTCTGAATGCTTTTATGCGCTTGTCAATGGAGAGCTTGTTGAGGCTGACACACCTAGCGAGTTGACTCAAAAAATATATGCTTATATTGAAGAAAACCCTCTTTGGTAA